Genomic segment of Mycolicibacterium psychrotolerans:
GGCCCGCTCGGCAGCACGGGTATCGGCCATGGCGTGATAATCAGCCGGTTTCGTTGCACCTCGCGCCATATGACCGAGCGATCCCGGCCCAGCCGGCGTCCAATCGCGGCGTAACTGAGGCCTGCGTCGAGGCCCCGCATGATTTCCACCCGCTCGGCGGCATCGAGGCGATGCCCTCGTCCGCCGATACCCACAGGATTGCCAACAGCGGCCACACCGCCCAGGCCACAGCCACCTTTACGTAGTTTCACCCCGCCAGCGTGGCGCCACCACAGCCAACCGGTCCGTCGCGCCACGCCGACGTTCACCGAGGCTTCCGTCGTGGTCATCCCACGACAGACCAGGTCGAAAAATTCTCGCTTGACCGAACGACCAACAGCTACCCCAGAGGGCATCGCAACTCCTCAAATCACAGAATGTTGCGTTGACCGTATGAATCCGCCGCCGGAAACAGCACGCGGAATACAGTTTCGGCGGAAAACTAGCGCGGGCCCGGGAGGCGCAGCAGCAGTCGCGCCCCGCCGAGTGGGCTCGCCTCCAAAGACGCTGTGCCGCCGTGCAATTCGGCCTGCTGCGCCACCAAGGCCAGCCCCAGGCCCGAGCCCGAGTGCGACGCCGTGGAGCCGCGGGAGAACCGCTCGAACACGACCCTGCGCTCCTCCTCGGGCACCCCGACGCCGTCGTCGTCGACCGCGATCTCGACCCCTGCCCGCGAACTGACCGCCGAGAGCTGCACGCGGGTGGCGCCGCCGTGCTTGACCGCGTTGGCGATCGCGTTGTCGACCGCCAGGCGCAGGCCGGCGGGCAACCCCACGATGATCACCGTCGGCGCCGGCACCAGGGACACCTCGAGATCGGGATAGACGCGCATCGCGTCGTGGGCGGCCCGGTCGAGCAGTTCGGTGATGTCGACGGGAACGTGATCGTCCTCGGTGGACAGTTCCCCCTGCGCGAGCCGCTCCAGCGCACCCAGCGTCGCCTCGATGCGCGTCTGGGTGCGGATCACGTCGCCGACGACCTCCTTGCGCTGCTCCTCGCCGAGATCCAGCGTCGCGAGCACCTCGAGGTTGGTGCGCATCGCGGTCAGCGGGGTGCGCAGCTCGTGCGCGGACACCGACGCGAAGTCGCGCGCCGATGCCAGCGCCGCCTTGGTCCGGCCCTGCTCCTCCCAGACGCGCCCGACGAGGCCCTTGATCGCGTCGGCGATCTCGACGGCCTCGGTGGCGCCGCGGATGTCGATGTCCGGTGCCTCGTCGCCGGCGTCGATCTGCCGGGTCTGCTGCGCCAGCCGTTTGAACGGGCGCACCGCGAACGCCGCGAGCAGCCAGCCGCCGAACGTGGCCGCACCCACGGCCAGCGTGCAGATGATCAGCACCCGACGGTGCAGGTTGTTGGTGTCGGTGATCGTCGCGTCGTAGGTGGCGCCGACGGCGACGGACATCGGTTCCAGGGTGGACAGCTGCACGGTGCGCACCCGGTAGCGCACCCCGTCGACGTAGGTGTCGGCGTAGCCGGGCTCCAGCTCGGGCAGCACCACCTTGCTGTTCGAGGTCACCTGTCCGTCGCCGCGCCGCACGGTGATCACGGCGTCCTGGTCGTTGGGCGACGGGGGGATCTCGTCGAGGCCGCGCGGCAGGAACGGGATCGCGAAGCCGGCCGCCTCGTCGAGGCGACGGTCGAGGCGCTCCTTGCGGTCCTGGGTGATGCCGACCCACACGACGGTGCCGACGATGCCGACGACGATCGCCGCGGCGATCGCGGTGGCGAACGCGACCCGCGTGCGCAGCGACGGTGTGCGCCGGAAGATGCGGGACACGACGATCATCGTCGTCGGTTCTTCGCGCGAGCGCTCATCACGTGTCTATTGCTGACGAAGGACGAATCCGACGCCGCGGACGGTGTGCAGCAGGCGCGGGGCGCCGTTGGCCTCGAGCTTGCGCCGCAGGTAGCCGATGAAGACGTCGACGACGTTGGTGTCGGCGGCGAAGTCGTAGCCCCAGACCAGTTCGAGCAGCTGCGCGCGCGACAGCACCGCGGTCTTGTGTTCGGCCAGCACGGCCAGCAGGTCGAACTCGCGCTTGGTCAGGTCGACGTCCACCCCGTCGACGCGGGCGCGCCGGCCCGGGATGTCGACCTCGAGCGGGCCGACGGTGATGGTCTCCGACGAGAACGTCGCCGTGGATCCGCGCCGGCGCAGCAGCGCCTTCACCCGGGCCACCAGCTCGGCCAGCACGAATGGCTTGACCAGGTAGTCGTCCGCGCCGGCCTCCAGCCCCGCGACGCGGTCGTCGACCGAGGACCGCGCCGACAGCACACAGACCGGAACGTCGTTGTCCATCGCGCGCAGCGCGGTCACCACGGACACGCCGTCGAGCACCGGCATGTTGATGTCGAGCACGATCGCATCGGGGCGCGTCTCTGTAGCGCTGCGCAGCGCCTCGGCGCCGTCCACGGCGGTGAACACGTCGAAACCGGACAGCCGCAGGCCGCGCTCCAGAGAGGCGAGCACGTCGGGATCGTCGTCGACCACGAGCACCCGGGGCGAGCCCACTCCACTGTCCATGCCCGCAATCTTGCCTGATGCGAGCCCCGAGCTGGGGGACCCTGGCTGCTGCCATGCGCGGTGTCCGCGCGGGGCACGCTACCGGCTGGCCTCGCGGGTTTCGCTACGCAGGCGGCGGACGTCTTCACGCAGCTCGTTGATCTCGCTGAGCAGCGCGTCGACATGCGCGGTGGTCACGGCCCGGCCCTGCTCGTCATCGTCGGACACCCGCTGCACGATCCACGACGCCAGCGTCGCCGTGATCGAGCCGACCAGGCTGATCCCGCCGATCATCAGGA
This window contains:
- a CDS encoding HAMP domain-containing sensor histidine kinase, with product MIVVSRIFRRTPSLRTRVAFATAIAAAIVVGIVGTVVWVGITQDRKERLDRRLDEAAGFAIPFLPRGLDEIPPSPNDQDAVITVRRGDGQVTSNSKVVLPELEPGYADTYVDGVRYRVRTVQLSTLEPMSVAVGATYDATITDTNNLHRRVLIICTLAVGAATFGGWLLAAFAVRPFKRLAQQTRQIDAGDEAPDIDIRGATEAVEIADAIKGLVGRVWEEQGRTKAALASARDFASVSAHELRTPLTAMRTNLEVLATLDLGEEQRKEVVGDVIRTQTRIEATLGALERLAQGELSTEDDHVPVDITELLDRAAHDAMRVYPDLEVSLVPAPTVIIVGLPAGLRLAVDNAIANAVKHGGATRVQLSAVSSRAGVEIAVDDDGVGVPEEERRVVFERFSRGSTASHSGSGLGLALVAQQAELHGGTASLEASPLGGARLLLRLPGPR
- the prrA gene encoding two-component system response regulator PrrA; translation: MAGMDSGVGSPRVLVVDDDPDVLASLERGLRLSGFDVFTAVDGAEALRSATETRPDAIVLDINMPVLDGVSVVTALRAMDNDVPVCVLSARSSVDDRVAGLEAGADDYLVKPFVLAELVARVKALLRRRGSTATFSSETITVGPLEVDIPGRRARVDGVDVDLTKREFDLLAVLAEHKTAVLSRAQLLELVWGYDFAADTNVVDVFIGYLRRKLEANGAPRLLHTVRGVGFVLRQQ